Proteins encoded by one window of Aphidius gifuensis isolate YNYX2018 linkage group LG2, ASM1490517v1, whole genome shotgun sequence:
- the LOC122850548 gene encoding uncharacterized protein LOC122850548 — protein MVGATQILAELFHATSTARKAFITPGYEKKTQNLLNESVTGEWLFGDKLGERVKDLKAVESVALELKPQDEEKKNQQSTPDVTNFINSETTELHNAINRLEDIGAIEKSYVNKMGGIRFPHLNKITKELWDWCESRKIWVFAEYIPSKENTEADTESRITNLDTEWELNDKNYKTIVDKFGKPEIDLFATRCNKKCNKFCSWQRDPEALVINAFTMNWEKYFWYAFPPFALIPRIMKKIREEGSSGVIVENTTSNGLEPFTDCRDIITRSFKLKGSSDEVAKVLLASLADSTIKQYQSALKVWWSYCQERRYNPYQAEARVVLEFLADRLKAGASYGTLNTLRAAISLISKESLSECAMLNRFFKRVFRIKPIRPKYNSFRVQSLALIKLSCIKFKSSTVEIKIEDITKTSRPGTFNPFLEFPWFKEKPGLCVALTLQEYINVTETIRKNKSGQLFLSYVKPHGEASSQTLSRWIKEILVECGIDDKYTAHSTRHASTSFAFKKGLDYDTIRNSAGWSKDSSVFARFYNRPITVNNNNFAKTVILDQI, from the exons ATGGTGGGTGCAACCCAGATATTGGCAGAGTTATTTCATGCAACTAGTACAGCACGTAAAGCTTTTATTACGCCTGGTTATGAGAAAAAGACACAGAATTTGCTTAATGAATCTGTGACAGGTGAATGGCTTTTTGGAGACAAATTAGGTGAGAGAGTCAAGGACCTTAAAGCTGTAGAAAGTGTTGCACTCGAGCTAAAACCTCAAGATGAAGAGAAGAAAAATCAG CAAAGTACACCAGACgtcacaaattttataaatagcgAAACAACTGAATTACATAATGCTATTAATAGACTGGAAGATATTGGAGcaattgaaaaat CTTATGTCAACAAAATGGGTGGAATTCGTTTTccacatttaaataaaatcaccaAAGAGCTTTGGGACTGGTGtgaatcaagaaaaatatggGTATTTGCTGAGTATATTCcttcaaaagaaaatacagAAGCAGATACCGAATCAAGAATAACAAATCTTGACACTGAGTGGGagttaaatgataaaaattataaaacaattgttgataaatttggtAAACCAGAAATAGATTTATTTGCCACCAGATGTAACAAAAAGtgcaataaattttgttcCTGGCAAAGAGACCCAGAGGCATTAGTTATTAATGCATTTACCATGAActgggaaaaatatttctggtATGCTTTTCCACCATTTGCACTCATCCCAAGAATCATGAAAAAGATCAGGGAAGAGGGATCCAGTGGTGTTATTGTG GAAAATACAACATCCAATGGCCTCGAGCCTTTCACTGATTGCAGGGATATTATCACCAGGTCCTTTAAATTAAAAGGATCATCAGACGAAGTAGCCAAAGTCTTATTGGCTTCATTGGCtgattcaacaattaaacaatatcaGTCAGCACTTAAAGTATGGTGGTCATATTGTCAAGAAA gAAGGTACAATCCTTATCAAGCTGAGGCCAGGGTGgtacttgaatttttagcaGACAGACTAAAAGCAGGAGCTTCTTATGGTACCTTGAACACTTTAAGAGCTGCAATATCATTAATTAGCAAGGAAAGTCTATCAGAATGTGCTAtgttaaatagattttttaagaGGGTTTTTCGTATAAAACCAATAAGACCAAAGTACAACA GTTTTAGAGTTCAATCTTTAGCACTAATTAAATTGAGTTGCATCAAGTTCAAATCATCTacagtagaaataaaaatagaagacATCACTAAGACATCAAGACCTGGTACATTTAATCCATTCCTGGAGTTTCCTTGGTTCAAGGAAAAACCAGGTTTATGTGTTGCACTAACACTGCAAGAGTATATTAATGTAACAgaaacaataagaaaaaataaatcagggcaattatttttatcatatgtcAAACCACATGGTGAAGCTTCATCACAAACACTCAGCAGAtggataaaagaaatattagtCGAATGTGGCATTGATGACAAGTATACTGCCCACAGTACAAGACATGCATCAACAtcatttgcatttaaaaaaggaCTAGATTATGACACTATTAGAAATTCAGCAGGTTGGTCAAAAGACTCAAGTGTATTTGCAAGATTTTATAACCGACCGAttactgtaaataataataactttgcAAAAACTGTAATTTTagatcaaatataa